From the genome of Ananas comosus cultivar F153 linkage group 16, ASM154086v1, whole genome shotgun sequence, one region includes:
- the LOC109721962 gene encoding uncharacterized protein LOC109721962 yields MATRWFRKLQHSKEGRRGPRSWKPSFFSSFSPSWKWTRLSFRFSLVDDVLFRILSVVEAVVLVLALSCFFLCCGCQF; encoded by the coding sequence ATGGCGACGCGGTGGTTTCGGAAGCTCCAGCATTCGAAGGAGGGACGACGCGGGCCCAGGAGCTGGAAACcgagcttcttctcctccttctcgcCCTCGTGGAAGTGGACGcgcttgagcttccgcttctcCCTCGTCGACGACGTCCTCTTCCGCATCCTCTCCGTCGTCGAAGCCGTGGTCCTCGTTCTCGCCCTCTCCTGCTTCTTCCTCTGCTGCGGATGCCAATTTTGA